In Mastomys coucha isolate ucsf_1 unplaced genomic scaffold, UCSF_Mcou_1 pScaffold20, whole genome shotgun sequence, one DNA window encodes the following:
- the Fam136a gene encoding protein FAM136A, which yields MAEVQQLRVQEAVDAMVKSVERENIRKMQGLMFRCSANCCEDTQASMQQVHQCIERCHAPLAQAQALVTSELERFQDRLARCTMHCNDKAKDSMDAGTKEPQVKRQLESCVAKCVDDHMHLIPTMTKKIKESLSSIGK from the exons ATGGCGGAGGTGCAGCAACTCCGAGTGCAGGAGGCTGTGGACGCCATGGTCAAAAGTGTGGAGCGAGAGAACATCAGGAAGATGCAG GGCCTCATGTTCCGGTGCAGCGCCAACTGCTGCGAAGACACCCAAGCCTCTATGCAGCAGGTGCACCAATGCATCGAGCGCTGCCATGCACCTCTGGCTCAAGCCCAGGCTCTGGTCACCAGTGAGCTGGAAAGGTTCCAG GACCGCCTGGCCCGGTGCACCATGCACTGCAATGACAAAGCCAAAGACTCAATGGATGCAGGAACTAAGGAGCCTCAGGTGAAGCGACAGCTAGAGAGCTGTGTGGCCAAGTGTGTGGATGACCACATGCACCTCATCCCAACAATGACCAAGAAGATAAAGGAGTCTCTGTCGTCTATCGGGAAATAA
- the Snrpg gene encoding small nuclear ribonucleoprotein G, with amino-acid sequence MSKAHPPELKKFMDKKLSLKLNGGRHVQGILRGFDPFMNLVIDECVEMATSGQQNNIGMVVIRGNSIIMLEALERV; translated from the exons ATGAGCAAAGCCCACCCTCCCGAACTGAAGAA GTTTATGGACAAGAAGTTATCGT tAAAATTAAACGGTGGCAGGCATGTACAAGGAATACTGCGGGGCTTTGATCCCTTCATGAACCTTGTGATTGATGAGTGTGTGGAGATGGCAACCAGTGGGCAGCAGAACAACATCGGCATGGTG GTCATCCGAGGAAACAGCATCATCATGTTAGAAGCCTTGGAAAGAGTCTGA